The Sulfurihydrogenibium azorense Az-Fu1 genome contains the following window.
TTTGGAGATGGTGCAACAAATGCAGGAAATTTTTATGAATCTTTAAATTTAGCTTCACTGTGGAAACTACCTGTTTTATTTTTATGTGAAAATAATTACTACGCTATTGGAACACGGATAGATAGAGCTTCAGCGATAACAGACATTTATTTAAAAGCAAAACCTTATATGCTTTCAAAACAGATTGATGGAATGGATATATTTGAAGTATACAAAGCAGTAAAAGAGGCGAAAGAGTACATTCAAGAAGAATCAAAACCTTACTTTATAGAAGCAATTACTTATAGATACGAACCTCACTCTATGAGTGATACTGGAAACTATAGGTCTGTAAGGGAGTTAGAGATAGCAAAAAGTAAAGACCCTATTGAAAAGTTAAAAAAATCTGGATTATTATCAGAGAATTATATCAACTACATAGATAACCTTGTGGAAAAAGAGATAGAAGAAGCTGTAGAGTTTGCCAAAAACTCTCCCGAACCTGAAGAGATAGAACTTTATACCGATGTATTTTGTGAGGTATGTAAAAATGTTCTACCGTGAAGCTTTAAATCTTGCTATCGATGAAATGATGGAAATTGATGAGTCTGTTGTTATCTTAGGAGAAGATGTAGGATTTTACGGAGGTAATTACAAGGTTACAGAAGGGCTTTACGCAAAGTATGGAGAAAAAAGA
Protein-coding sequences here:
- a CDS encoding thiamine pyrophosphate-dependent dehydrogenase E1 component subunit alpha; this translates as MEQSLAEKFYYFMKLGRVFELRAKEEYMKGNIGGFLHLAIGEEAVHVGATIAFDKGDIFVHYRDHVYALAKGIDPKYLMAELFGKKTGISKGKGGSMHFYEPSLNFYGGNAIVGAHIPHSVGMAYARKFKGENTGVLVAFGDGATNAGNFYESLNLASLWKLPVLFLCENNYYAIGTRIDRASAITDIYLKAKPYMLSKQIDGMDIFEVYKAVKEAKEYIQEESKPYFIEAITYRYEPHSMSDTGNYRSVRELEIAKSKDPIEKLKKSGLLSENYINYIDNLVEKEIEEAVEFAKNSPEPEEIELYTDVFCEVCKNVLP